Within Triticum dicoccoides isolate Atlit2015 ecotype Zavitan chromosome 1B, WEW_v2.0, whole genome shotgun sequence, the genomic segment AAGGAAAGGGAAAGGAGGAAAggtaagtgtggattaggattcccacttccttctctctctctctcccctctttcctcccccctccgacaaacatggcaaggggggcgcggccaagggcaggagcttgagtaggattcggtcctacttggggcgcccctaggcctctcccctctcccttccacctatatatatatatatgaggaggggtgcgcctagcacacaccagacaattgcctagccgtgtgcggcgccccctccaccgtttacatccccggtcatattttcgtagtgcttaggcgaagccctgcaaagatcacttcaccatcaccgtcaccacgccgtcgtgctgacggaactcatctactacctcgatgtcttgctggatcaagaaggcgaggggacgtcaccgagctgaacgtgtgcagaacacggaggtgtcgtgcgttcggtacttgatcggttgaagcatgaagaagtttgactacatcaaccgcgttgtgaaacgcttccgcttacggtctacgagggtacgtagacatattctccccctcgttgctatgcatctccatggatagatcattgcgtgtgcgtagaattttttttgttttccatgcaatgattccaacaatctctactattaaagaggGTCGGTAGCTTCGCCTCACCTCCTCCCCAGTTTTCTCCTTTCCACGCCTCCTTTAGTTTTTTCTTGATTTTTTGGTAATCTCAACCGATGCCACACAAAATGAAAACCAACGTAAATAGACCAACTTGGAATAATCTAAACAAAATTGGTACCTTTTCAAAATCACGTCCTACAATAACTCAATCAAGTTAAGTCATTATTTTCAAAATCTCAACTAAATCAGAACTTTCATTGCCTTCCCCTGCTCATACCCAAATCAAATTAAATAGATATAATTGggcgaaccaacatgtggttggatggttaggaggagagTGGTATCTCGAGCCCACTAGAGTTCAAGTCCTAGAGACATTGTTGCTCACATTTTCCTGAATTTATTCTAGACTTTCCGGTGATGTGTGTTCAGTGGGATGAGATGTTCCCGTCGACTAAGAAGGCGTCTGTGgcgacttcatcaatctcaagatgatgtgccgaCTCACTTTtcttggaggtgctcataggggtagggtgtgcttgcatgtgttcataggggtgagtgtattctCGTGTATATGAGCGATTTtgattgtactgtgttaaaaaaatagaTACGATTGGTGTTTAATTACTAGAATATGCATGCCCTTGTTGCAACGCATGTGCAATTAGATAATATGTTTGGCATGAGACTATTCTCAATGACGCGGGTTATCTTCTATTTTTTATATAAAAATTAGATGATTTTATGTGTGTTGCAATAAGATATAAATATTTTAGTGCGTTAGCCCATGATTTACTGCCCATACTAATAtggttgtgtaaataaatgtttatcaaatcATACCAATGATTTACCTATCTAACAAATTTATGattttattttgtaagaacttattGGGTTACCAAGAAAACATAACTTTTTTGCGAAAAATATCAGATATGTTATGAAACTTCACCTGAAGTACAAAGCATTTCAAACATAATGAAAATTACATCAAGATTCTTAGACCACCGAACCACCACTATTGTCGTCATAACAAGTCGTCGATGCGCCGATATCGCCACTCCACTACCGGAGCATGGCACCATGATTCCCCGCCTAACACCAATGACCAGACGACGAGGAAAGGGAAGGCGAATCCATGGGATCAGTAGAAGAGCCTGGAGGGGTTGAATTCACCTTAGCTGCTGAGCATGGAGGGTTTGAGTTCACCCTAGTTGCTTACAAGTGAATGACAGTCAACAAAGTTGATATTTCTAACACCACTAGATTTAGCCACATCGACCATGCTCAATAATCATTCAAGATTTGCTCAAGTCATTCATTATTCTGTCTATTAACCCGCATATAACTAGAAATATCATCCGCCAAAAATCAAATTTACTTTGACATCACTAAAAGCACCTCTTTACTCACCATGAGATAAAGAGAGCAGTTGAGCCTTGAACGCATAATGAAAAGTACATGATGGATTACAAGCCTATACTATGTGGGGTTATGCTTCAATCCGTGTTTCTTCGTAGATCTCGATTCAAGCGGCTAGTGGCTATTCCGGTCTTCAAATCTTGTATGACGAGAGCGTTTGCAGCTGTTCCTTTTCGTTACTATCTCCGATGAACGACAATCAATCTAAGGACGAAGACTAATGTGATTTTAATTATAATATCATTTTTTACTAGTCGTTCTACATCTAGTTATCTTTCCATTTCATTGGTTGTTTTTCTTGATCATTATCAGGTCTATGATCATTTTAGTGCCCTTTTATATTATAAAAGTTAAAAGAAAGAGGTAATATCATTGGTGGTGCTTAAATTTGTCACCGATGTTCACTTTGGACCCTAAACTTGAAATAACATCTAACTGGTTTTAAAACTTGGCACAAGCCTGCAAATACGAATCCTATCTGGTAGATGTATAATGCACTGACATGGTACCACATTTTGATTAGCATGCATGTGGCGCGGTACCCACTTCTAACAGAGGGCTTGCTTTACATATGTCTCTATGACcagcgggccccacatgtcagcacAAAGGAAAATCCCACTTAAAGATTATAGTGCCTACGATTCAAAATAGGGTCCTGCGGATTGCGAACAAAATGTGCTAGCCACTAGGCCATATATGATTTGACCTTACATAAGTGTAAATGTCCTTTTTTTTGAGAAACTATAAATGTCCTATCTATTATACAGAAACAGACCCATGTGGTTTAAATAGGCTGTAGTCAATGCGACCCATGTTAgccttcttttatttctttttagaaTTTGTAAAATTTAAGTAAATTATAATGATAGTAATAAACAAATAGTTCTAATATATGTGTGTTACAAATATTATACATACAAAAGATAAATTATTTAGCAAAATATTCAAGTAATGTTAAATAGTAATGACATATtatttttgaaaaatcatataaaataaatttTATTTCTGGTTATAAAATGTTAGTATAGTTTATAATATCATAAATATTTGCTAAATTACAATTCataaatattatttgaattatAGAAACATTTGTATATTTATATGCACTTTTTACAATTCATAAATTTGTTGTTTAAGTATTTTTtataattaaaaaatattcataacTATGCACATTTAAGAAATATTTTTTTATAATTATTAAAATCTGACGATATTTCAGTTATTTAGAAATTATGAATATGTGTCACGAGTGAAAGTTATCACAAGACAATtttaataaaattgtgaatattttcaaaaatcatgtgaacattatatatatatataagttattTTATTTATACTTAACACGCAGGTattttaaatttatttttattactttgATTACAATTGACAAACTTTTTACAATTTATTTTAATAAGCTAAAATGGGCTGAACTGATTGCAACCCTTCTAAAAGGCACGCCGGTCATAGGCACCGTTATCTGTATTTTCTATTCGCCGCTCGTTGCGTCAAAATGTCGGCGCAACGCACAGGACCGGAAGATCTGGGCCGGCCACTTAGACTGTGACCACAGTGGGAGCCAACCGGTTTTGCGAACCTTCTAGATTGTTCCCAGAACcgggtttttctgtttattttcttcTACTGGCTTTTCGTTTTTTTTCTGTGTCTTTTTCTCTccctttttgttcttttctttatctttttcgtttattttttccttttttctctttcaaGCGCGATTTTATTTTCATGTTTAAAAAATATTTCAAATATTAATCAGAATATCAAGAAATATTCTTGTTTAAAAAATAAtcggattttttaaaaaaaattcatagTTTCAAATTCTGTTCACATTTCTAAAAAATGTTCCTTTTTCAAATATTTGTAATTCCAAAATGTTCAAAAGTTCCGCAAAATatcaaattttcaaattttgttcacaacttCCAAAAATTGTCTGTATTTCGAAATTTGTTCATGTTTTCGAAAAATATTTGgagtttcaaaattttgttcgtgttttcaGGAAAGTTTAGTGTTTCAATTTTTTTCGTTTTTCTAAAAATTGTTCGGCATTTGtaaatttgtttgtgttttgaataAAAATGGTGTTTTAAATTTAAAAAATAGTTCacactttcaaaaaaatgtttggaatttcaaAATTTATTCGTGTTTGTAAAATGTTGAGACTTTCAAAAAATTAATGTTTCCAAAATTTGTTCAGAATTTCtaaatttgttcatgttttcaaagaaGTTCGGAGTTTCAAAATTTGCTCGTGTTTTAGTTTTTCGGAGTTTAAAGTTTTTGTTCTCATTTTTCACTATACTTCATAATTCCAAAAAGGTGTTCCAAATTTTCAAAGAGTGTTCGCGTTTTCAAAACATTGTTCGCATTTTGAAAAGAAATTGGAATTTGATAAATTGTTTGTGTTTCTTAAAATATTGAGTAATGGTCATTTATGCTACTGCAGTTTGTTCTTTAGACTTGGTGCTACTCATTTCCACATCCGTGTATACAGTTCGGCTGGCTGGCGCTGTATCGACCGCAACAGAAGGTCTGGAGATCGAACTCGAGGTTGCGCATTCTTTCTATTTCACATTTTTTGCGCCCAACCAATCACTAAGAGTTTTACtccaatgggccggcccaagtgcgCACGCTATCTGCGAAGAGGCGTCTGTTTGCCGCAGAATGCGGTAAATAGAAGGTCCCGTCGGTGGATATGAGAAACCAAATCGCCAGTATGATTGCAAGCATAACATCGCGAGTTCAAATCCGATGGGCCATAAATTTTTATCCTTTATTTTCCCTTTGTGCTGACAAATGGGCCCACTGGACATAGAGACTTTTAGCCATTTGTTGTAAGTGGGTTTCATGTTACGTGCGCATGCTGATTAAAAATACGGTGCCACATCAGCGCATTATACGTCTAGATGAGATTATCATCATATTTACATATTTGTGCCAAGTTTTAGAAGCAGTTTGAGGTATTTTTCAAATTCGACACTAAAGTGAACATCGATGGCGAGTTTAAGCTCCTCTAAAAGAAAATAGATATTGGCGAGAAGGAAGCACGAATCTTAAAAAGAAAATAGATATTGGCGAGAAGGAAGCACGAATCTTAAAGCGCACATCGCGACGACTAACATCGGGCGGCCCAAAGCCTTCACAGAATAAACCCTGGGCCTCCGACCGCCgcccctctcctactcctcctcGCCGTCCTCCTAACCcaggcgccgcgccgccgccgccgccgccacatcctCCGCCCGCCGCCATGTCGAAGAAAGGAGGTAAAAAGGCCGCGGCAGGCGGCGGCGAGCTGTCCCGCTTCCTGCAGCCGCACCTCCAGACCATCACGGACACCCTCCAGGTAGGTACCCGGTGAATCCCCGGTTTCACCGCGCGGCGCTAATCCTGCTCGGAGCTCCCTCGTTTGACTTGCTCTCCCGCTCTCGCAGATGATGTCGGAGGCGGCTCCCGGGGGATTGGAGCGGACGGAGTGGTCGGAGGTAGTCGCGCTCGGCGATGTGGTGTCCAGGCAGGCCACCGTCGGTGAGTCTGAAACCGGGCTGAATTCCCTAGATTAAGTTTGTGCGCTGGGGTGACAATCATCGCGTGCAGTCAGAGCTGTTAGGGTCTCTCTGAGTGAGCGCTGATTCGTTTCAGTTGCTTGGCATGCCCGATAGGATCACAAATTAGGAAAATTTTAGGCGTTTTATCTGAATTTAGAATTTTGTGCTTGCTCAAGAAGCCAATTAGCTGCAGTACATATGCTTTGGCCGCTGTATGCAGCAGAGTAaatattttgtactccctccgtcccaaaattcttgtcttagatttgtctaaacacGGATGTATCAAGTtaagttttagtattagatacatcagtATCTAGACAAATCGAAGACAAGAattctgggacggagggagtagtattttgttTCTGTCTAGTGCTCACTGCTGCAATTCATGTTGTCCATATGGTTGTGTGATATTGCTTTCTTGCCGGTGATTTATCTCTGCCTGTGTTCACATATTGCTGGTATATGCCTGTTTTCGATGTAGCTGGGATGGTCTGGAGCGGAGACTTGCCTGGTGTGGAAAcgctcaaggagaacattgctgcgTATTTCAACGTCCTGCAGGGTTTCCTTTTGGCTTGCCATGGAAGCACCGTCGGTGCTGGTCCTACTCTTCACAAGTATATCACTAGTTCTGCAAAGGGCGTGGTGGATGCCAGCTTCTCGTTGTTCAAGCTAGCTGTTTCTGCCTACGGTATGTGACATCCAACATCATTATGTAGCTTATCTCAAGGTACTGACGTATATCTAGAGAAGGTGAAGCAACTTGTGTGATGGATAACTAACAGGACTAAACTTGCTGATCTAATTTTCATATAGCTAAGTGGAAAGTAGTAGCTTACATATCTGGTGTGTGACATCCTGATTTAGCTTATATCAAGATGCTGCCATATATCTTGTGAAGGTGACCCAACTTTTGGGTCATGAATAACTAACATGACTGAACTTGCTGATCTAATTTTCATATAGCTAAAGTGGAAAGTAGTAATCTACATATCGGGTGGTGTTGGTTGCCTGTTTTGTTGTTATTTCTAGTTCTAATTTTCATATAGCTAAAGTGGAAAGTAGTAACCTACATATTGGGTGGTGTTGGTTGCCTGTTTTGTTGCGATTTCTAGTTCATGAATTGGAAGTAGTACCGTAACAGTTAGTAAAAGATATGTGAAATATCAACAAAAAGGGACAATCTTGCCTAGTGCTTTCATACCGTTCTGAGATATTGTGTATGATTTTTTTTTTTCAGCTTAGTGCTGCTGAAGGACAATGTTTTAAATCCGCATAATTTTCTTCATGTTTTAAATGGTCAGAATCAGGTCTAAATATGCTTGTTTGTGACATGCAGAATCTGGCAGTCCTGACCGGAAAACAATCATACCTCCAGTGACAGGAACTGTATGGGAAGCttgtcttgctcttaagaaggtgCCTGCAACCAATTGTATGGCCATAGGGCGAGCTATGACCCAAATATGCGTATGTCTGAAGGATATCCTACGGGAGATGAAAGAACTCCCGATTGGTGATTCTGATGGTACCAAAGCTGAAAAATCGTCCAACGGAGATGTCGCCATGAGCTTTTCAGATAAGGACGAATCGTTCTCTGATCTTGAGGAAGATGAAGGCTTCACTGAGGAGGAGATAGCCGTCGCCAAGTTGATTATCGCTGTTACAGCAGATTCGCTTGACGCGGTGAAAGAAACTATCCGTTTCATCACTAGTTTGCTCAAGAGCTCTGGCAACCAAAGCGGTGCTCCTGAGGATAAGGTGGAGTCCATGGAGAATTTGCTGAGCCACTGCAGGGACGTTGCTGACCAGGTTAATGAGCTTGGGGCCTCCGTGTATGCACAAGACCCATCTGAAATGAAGTCAGCCATAAAAAGACTGTACGTTGGCATCACAGGGATGTGCCAGGAAATAGCGGGCCTCGGTGGCTCGCCCAAGAACGCATATGCAGCCTTCAGTGGATTTGAGAAGTCGTTGAAAGCTCTTGAGGAAGAGATAGGTGAGGATGTTGTGGACGAAATGAAAAATCTTACCATCAGCCCATCCTGATTGTTGAAGTAGAAGACTTGTTTTATGCTATTATGCCCTCTAGTTTGTAGTAGCAGTGTTTTGATGCATCTTCTAGTTGGAGTTGTGAAGCTTGTATTGTTCAACCGAATGGCAGAGTGCATAGTTATTTCAAGTGAACAAGAGAATGCTTAGTGCTTAGTGTGGTATTGGAATTCCTGGTGTGTTAAGGCAGTATGACTAGTTGTAATATATACAAAGTTGGTACTACATAATTTTGGGTGCTGTAATATCCAAGGTTGATTATAGGTGCACTCTGGTAGTTACCCGATGAATCCTAAGGACCCCCTGATTGTCACTAGCTTCTTTTAAAATTTTGTTTGAATATACTTTAGTGCCATTTTTTTTTTGCTTGGGATGGGTTAATTGGTTGTATTAACAAAATATGAGCGCTactgttttgtttttttttgaacaaTTCCAAATAACAAGGTGATGTGAAGCACATTTTTAGTTCAATTTTCAGTGCGGTTTTGTTGGGGCCCTTCCTGATGAAGGAGGGCACCCTCAAAAAATTAGCGTATGCTGCTATTTGTGGCGTGCACACGGTATTCTTTAGTAAAAGGCGAAAGAATAGTTCGCTTTGTGCTCACCACGCAGCTCCGTGATCTTTGACAGAGCGGCTGCATTCCTTCTTGTATATCTCAGCTGCAACTCCATCCTTAGGAGCTAAGCGGTATGGTACTAATCATAAAACCCGTCGCCAGCTGCGCGCTTACCTTCTCGTGCTGCTGCTTAATTAACAAATTACCATGTTCAGCCTGGGTCCAACAGCCCACTCGGATGCATTGATTGGCTTGGTCTACGGAAGTTCGGGCCATGTCATCGAACgggagagcaactagttaacgagcgcttcttcgagagcctcgcaacgatcagcaccACTtgtcgcgctctcagccattcgccacgtgtcacgCTTTAGGCGCTCCCTCCAGATTTTGTTTTTTAATTTTTCCGTATgccttttcggctttttaaacagtTTTTTTGGGTTTTTTGATGTTTTGGTTTTTctccggtcttccttagcttttagataaaaaaaatcattttttttgcgtgaaaaaaacgcattttcttttttttccgtgaaagtcacggtttttattccgcgagaggcacggttgtgctttagcgagagtcacggccgtgcctttccaAAAAGGGAAAAAACGTGTCTTTTGGTTTTTtaattcgcgagagtcacggttttgcttccgcgagaggcacggttgtgctttcgcgagcacagccgtgcctctcggaaagggaaaaacaaaacaagttttctgttttttttctttcgcgagagtcacgttttgcttccgcgagaggcacggttgtgctttcccgagagtcacgaccgtgcctctcggaaagggaaacaatacgcgttttttgttttttctttcgcgGGAGTCACGgttttttgctttcgcgagaggcacggttgtgctttcgcgagagtcacggtcgtgcctctcagaaacgaaaaaaaacgcgttgtttttttccttccatgagagtcacggttttgcttccacgagaggcacggttgtgatttcacgAGAGgcgcgggcgtgcctctttcggaaagggaaaaacccgTGCTTCCgctttttttcgtccggttttttttgtaaaaaaaagttcgtcaaaatttatcaacatgggatctagttttgaagatctcgatgcgaggaatccaatggggaaaacagttcgagatttggacgcacggtttaagagataaaacgttttgaataaacggatctacgaaaaaagggaaaactcacaggttgcaacaagtggcgcgctgcatgtgcgccacttgttgtGACCTGGGAAAGTGGAGTGTTCTTGGCAACGAgtgctccttaattagtgatttcgattGAAAGGCCTCACCAATAATAATGTCGAATGCTTCAAAGACAACTAAAAGTTAAAAAATGTACTTGAAACCCATTTGTCTAAATTTAGCTAAAAAAAATCAGCTTGCATTTGTTGGGTTCTTCCTCGCAAGGAAAATGCTTTAGAAAAAAGAGTACGTTGTTCTCAGGACGAAGCCAGAAAAAATGAGCACCGGTGTcagccactacaaaaaaaacaggcaacaaaCCAATGATATATTTTTTGTTATATAGAAAGTTTGTCATACCGAGTATTGGTTGAGCGAAGTCATCAAACCAGCAAAATAAGCACCAACTTTAGAAGTTGATAACCAAAGGAAAAAAATGGATTGTTCTTATTGTCCACAAACAATTTAGACAATAAAAATAATGCTTCAATAAGCTCTCCAAGTAAAAAGCAGCGAAAGAGTTTATTTATGCTTTATAGTAACACCAACATTTGATACATGATTTTGTGTTAGTGGCCTTGAAGTCCCTGTTCATTTGGTAGTGCTTGAACAAAAATCTGTCGTGACTCCTAATGAGTCAATGAAGAGAAATGCAAAAAAAAGGTGAGGAATTTTAGCATGGAGGTAACTCatgatttgtttttattttatttttcaagttATGTTTTGAATTTATACTTGATTTTTTTGAAAACATAGATTCATATTGCGGCTACATACTAATTTTCGCCTTTTTTTACACGGTACAGATGCAAGCGCCTCATACATACGTGTATACACGCATccttatgaatgcacacacgcacaccctactttTATGAGCacatccgagagactgagccggcatatcatcttgagatttatgaagcCACCGTAGGCGCTTCGTCGTCAACGGGAACGTTTCCTCTAACTGAAAGTGCATCGCCgggaatcctgaaataaattcaggaataatgcaaGCACCGAAACTTGAACCTTGGTGGAGTAGGGATACCACTGTccgtctaaccatccaaccacaggttgatcGCAATTTTCGCCTATTAAAACAGTTTACAGTATACAAACCGTATCACCGTATGAACCCCGCAAACTGAACGGAAACTTGGACTATTTGCCTACATGGGCTCAAAGCACGAATCATGGACTTGGGCTTGGGCCATGATGCGTAACAAAGTTAGCCCACCAGCCAGGATGCAGAATCTCCATCACTCACTCCATCGACTCCTTCCACTCCCGAGCAATGGGGACTCAActgctgccggcggcggcggcggcggctgcacctCCAGCAAAACGCCCGTCGATCCCGTCCACCACCACCACTAGCATCACCACCGCCGCCAacggaagcaccaccaccaccaccaaaaccacctccacctccgccgatGGCACCACTACCATCACAATCACCACCACAACCACGGCCacggccaccgccaccaccactatATCGTCCCTCAGAGAAGACGACCTCCGTGAGATCTTCCTCCGCCTCCCGGACCTCCGGGCCCTCATCCGCGCCGCGCTCACCTGCCGCGCATGGCTCGGCGCCGTCCGCGCCTCCCGGCCCTTCCGCCGCCTGTTCCGCGCCCTCCACCCGGCGCCGCTGCTCGGGCTCTTCATCCCAATCGACGGCAGCGCCACCCCCTCCTTCGCCCCGCTGCGCCGCCGCTCAGATCCGGACGTCACCGCCGCCCTCCGCGGCGGCGActtcttcctcacctccctcccgCTCGAGGCCGACCCGCCCAAGGGCTGGGGCCTCATGGACTGCCGCGGCGGCTACCTCCTCCTATGGAACACGCTCTCCCTCGCCGCCGTGAACCCCATGACCTGGGCCGTGGACATCATCCCGATGCCCGGCGACGATGTCAAGGCTGGGAGTCGCCGCCATTTCTCCTTCCTTGGTTTCCATCTGCTGTGCTCCGATGAGCACCCCTCGTCGTTCCGCGTGGTCTGCGTCTGCTCGAACCCGCGAAGGGTCCGTGCCGCCGTCTTCTCGTCGGAGACGTGGGATTGGGTCGTCCACCCGTGGGTGCACGTCGGCGGTAACCGCAGCCTGAAGTTCAATGCTGGTACGCTGGCGAATGGTTCCATTTACTGGCCTGTCGACGGTGAACCCCGCACGATTAGGATAAACACGGCCACCATGGATGTCTCCTCTGTGGATCTACCCTCTGAAGTGAAGGTGCACGGATTCAATTTCAGCGCCGGGGACACCAAGGATGGCCAACTATGCATCGTCTATGAATCGGATTTCTTCCTTCATGTTTGGATCCGTGGCGTGGACGGTGATGGAATCGAGATTTGGGTCCCGCACACTGTAATCGATTTGAGTGCAGAAATTGATCGGGTCACTCATGGGTTCGCTCTCGACTTGCACGGCGACCTCAAGGTTATGGAAGTTAGGTCTGGATACATCTACTTGTCCACGACATGCTTGACCCCTGCTGGCACACTCCACTGCTGGTTCTTCTCCCTTTCATTGGAGACCCTGGTGCTTGAGTTACTGGTCTCGGGGAAATTTGACGGTTGTGCCCATCTGTATAATATGGCCTGGCCTCCTTCTTTGGTTGCTGATGATGGGAGCACTGGACATGAAGTTGAAGGTTCTCATTGAAGTCTGCAGCTGTTTGTCATACGAGGAAATGGATGGAAGTGTGTGGGTATGAGCTAACCCTTAGTATTAGTTTTTTATGCAAAATGATGTCTAGTTGGCATTGAAAACTGGAAGATCATTCCTTTCTATCTTAAGTGATGGTTATTCCCATAGAAACCTTTAGATGCTTTAAAACTattggtactccctccatcccataataaaaGAGCATTTTTTGcactatattatgggacggagggagtaaattttATGGAAGATTGGATTTTCATCTGGTGCAAACTTCCTATGGACTAGTACTGCTATGTTGCATTTGCTGCTAGGCCCGATTAACTAATTTGTTTCAACCTTTTGTGTTCGAGTTCATCATTTATTTGAGAGAAAAACACAAGACTGCTAGTTCTGGAAAGTAATGGTTATTAATTACTCTGTTGATGCAAAATGATAAGTATATATTTAGCATTGAAACCTGGATTGTATAAGTAATGGTTATTGCCATATAAACCCTTAGCTGCTTTAAAACTATTGGTAGTACATTTCTGGAGCTAATGAATTTTATGGAAGATGGGATTTTGATCTGCTGCAAACTTTCTGTGGAATAGTTATGATATGTTGCATTTGCTGCTAGGCCTTTTGACTAATTTATTTCTAGTGTTTGTGTTTGAGTTGGTCATTTATTGAGAGAAAAACACAAGATTGCTAGTTCTGGGAAGTAATTATGATAAGCTCTGAATACAATGAACTTTCGAACATGCATATGTGGTTCTTACAGTTTTCttgttttacttttattttatCAGTTTTCCTCTTTGACGATGCAAATTTTCTTGTTTTCCATTTCTTTCGCTGCACAATCTCTTAATGTTTGAGAATAT encodes:
- the LOC119349439 gene encoding uncharacterized protein LOC119349439 — translated: MSKKGGKKAAAGGGELSRFLQPHLQTITDTLQMMSEAAPGGLERTEWSEVVALGDVVSRQATVAGMVWSGDLPGVETLKENIAAYFNVLQGFLLACHGSTVGAGPTLHKYITSSAKGVVDASFSLFKLAVSAYESGSPDRKTIIPPVTGTVWEACLALKKVPATNCMAIGRAMTQICVCLKDILREMKELPIGDSDGTKAEKSSNGDVAMSFSDKDESFSDLEEDEGFTEEEIAVAKLIIAVTADSLDAVKETIRFITSLLKSSGNQSGAPEDKVESMENLLSHCRDVADQVNELGASVYAQDPSEMKSAIKRLYVGITGMCQEIAGLGGSPKNAYAAFSGFEKSLKALEEEIGEDVVDEMKNLTISPS
- the LOC119349440 gene encoding uncharacterized protein LOC119349440; translation: MGTQLLPAAAAAAAPPAKRPSIPSTTTTSITTAANGSTTTTTKTTSTSADGTTTITITTTTTATATATTTISSLREDDLREIFLRLPDLRALIRAALTCRAWLGAVRASRPFRRLFRALHPAPLLGLFIPIDGSATPSFAPLRRRSDPDVTAALRGGDFFLTSLPLEADPPKGWGLMDCRGGYLLLWNTLSLAAVNPMTWAVDIIPMPGDDVKAGSRRHFSFLGFHLLCSDEHPSSFRVVCVCSNPRRVRAAVFSSETWDWVVHPWVHVGGNRSLKFNAGTLANGSIYWPVDGEPRTIRINTATMDVSSVDLPSEVKVHGFNFSAGDTKDGQLCIVYESDFFLHVWIRGVDGDGIEIWVPHTVIDLSAEIDRVTHGFALDLHGDLKVMEVRSGYIYLSTTCLTPAGTLHCWFFSLSLETLVLELLVSGKFDGCAHLYNMAWPPSLVADDGSTGHEVEGSH